In the genome of Qipengyuania seohaensis, one region contains:
- a CDS encoding TonB-dependent receptor, whose translation MRTIITNQLRAGRLSHLGIKATLLASAVVLTPAAALAQAAPPDDDADVVEEALQDEDTIVVTGEIARTIENSLEAKRELDVIGDAIVGEDIGDLPDLSVAETLERIVGVTSDRFKGGASELSVRGLGAFLGSSVLNGREVSSGSDGRDVNYGQFPSELINGAIIYKSQQASFIEGGVSGIIELQTLRPVDYGKQRLQVQGLVGYSPYQDRVVGSGGLNSRFTASYIDQFQLGDGEFGIAIGGQIRNDNAPEDIYTTSSTFRPCNTIEGMGQSNNCDFEFDGDGNPTGAAGDEFYLVSNQYIYRAQATDADRDAVMGAIQWQPSPNLDINIDAQYSYRDDIEERGNLVIADGRRDIVPLEVSDTGALLYWSGETRLENQSVWRQRTEEYLGLGGNIAWTNGRLVLTADAGYSETKRRQDEKDMRIRTSDRVLFELDQRGYNIPNLILTDVSDVEDDTGLMFDLDNHDLYDNGARARRRLENVDDTILAFRLDGLYEMDGFFNSLQAGVRWAERERFHDDGIDETVDLVNGYDSAEAIAARRGYFLVQDLYAGSDSPMRGLTFANWDAEQLFAALTGSDDAGLPTGSTLSAQDTDVTEETWAGYVQANFDTDMFGVPARGNLGLRAVHTKITSVGISNAVETSPGSEPGTVVVTPVGDPVTNTETNEFWNLLPSANLIMELDPDVLLRLAAYRAIARPDQEAMSAALSFSEDDFEDVGRAITASGNPLLEPLASWNGDVSFEWYASKTTSLAIAAYYKSLQTGFRTDVSTINLEVDGAAAPVTIARTVNSDDKSNLYGFEVTAQHKFDFGLGFLASYNWADSNFEFPDPTTVPIRIDGTAGEVPLANYVQPANIPGYSKHSLNGTVFFETGPFSARLAYKWRSEYFKPFRSDQNRYTEDQGFLDFSASMDLMDGVQIRFQALNILDEPNVFYRPTPDSLAQADYSGPRYFIGLRGRF comes from the coding sequence ATGCGCACCATCATCACCAACCAGCTTCGTGCTGGACGCCTTTCGCACCTCGGTATCAAGGCGACTTTGCTCGCATCGGCCGTGGTTCTGACCCCGGCTGCGGCGTTGGCCCAGGCGGCCCCGCCCGACGATGATGCCGATGTTGTGGAAGAGGCGTTACAGGACGAGGACACGATCGTGGTGACAGGCGAGATTGCCCGCACGATCGAGAACTCGCTCGAAGCCAAGCGTGAGCTTGACGTGATCGGCGACGCGATCGTGGGTGAGGACATCGGCGATCTGCCCGATTTGTCCGTGGCGGAAACGCTGGAGCGCATCGTCGGTGTAACGTCCGACCGCTTCAAAGGTGGCGCATCCGAACTGTCCGTGCGCGGCCTCGGCGCGTTCCTCGGCTCTTCCGTACTCAACGGGCGCGAAGTGTCCTCCGGAAGCGACGGGCGCGACGTGAATTACGGCCAGTTCCCGAGTGAACTGATCAACGGCGCCATTATCTACAAATCACAGCAGGCCAGCTTCATCGAGGGTGGCGTTTCGGGGATTATCGAACTTCAGACATTGCGGCCGGTCGATTACGGCAAGCAGCGCCTGCAAGTCCAAGGCCTGGTCGGCTACAGCCCTTATCAGGATCGGGTCGTGGGTAGCGGCGGGCTCAATTCGCGCTTTACCGCATCCTATATCGATCAATTCCAACTGGGTGATGGAGAGTTCGGTATTGCGATCGGCGGACAGATCCGCAACGATAACGCACCGGAAGATATCTACACCACGAGCTCGACCTTCCGCCCTTGCAACACGATCGAGGGCATGGGTCAGAGCAACAATTGCGATTTCGAATTCGACGGGGACGGCAATCCAACCGGAGCTGCCGGGGACGAGTTCTACCTAGTATCCAACCAGTATATCTACCGCGCTCAAGCGACAGATGCCGACCGCGATGCTGTGATGGGGGCCATCCAGTGGCAGCCATCACCCAACCTCGATATCAATATCGACGCCCAATATTCCTATCGTGATGACATCGAAGAGCGCGGCAATCTCGTAATTGCCGACGGTCGCCGCGACATCGTGCCCCTAGAGGTGTCCGATACCGGCGCTCTGCTCTACTGGAGCGGCGAGACGCGGCTGGAAAACCAGTCCGTCTGGCGTCAGCGCACGGAGGAATACCTCGGCCTTGGCGGCAATATCGCCTGGACCAATGGCCGACTCGTTCTCACCGCCGACGCCGGCTATTCGGAAACCAAGCGTCGGCAGGACGAAAAAGACATGCGCATTCGCACTAGCGACCGCGTGCTCTTCGAACTCGATCAGCGGGGCTACAACATCCCGAACCTGATCCTGACCGATGTTTCCGATGTCGAAGACGATACAGGTCTGATGTTCGATCTGGACAATCATGACCTTTACGACAACGGCGCGCGTGCCCGCCGCCGACTGGAAAATGTCGACGACACCATCCTCGCCTTCCGTCTCGACGGACTTTACGAGATGGACGGGTTCTTCAATTCGCTACAGGCAGGTGTGCGCTGGGCCGAACGCGAGCGCTTCCATGACGATGGGATCGACGAGACTGTCGACCTCGTCAACGGCTATGACTCTGCCGAAGCAATCGCGGCGCGTCGCGGCTATTTTCTCGTGCAGGATCTCTACGCAGGGTCGGACAGCCCGATGCGTGGCTTGACCTTCGCCAACTGGGATGCCGAACAATTGTTCGCCGCGCTCACCGGCAGCGACGATGCAGGGCTGCCAACCGGTTCGACGCTCTCGGCACAGGACACAGATGTGACCGAAGAAACCTGGGCAGGCTATGTCCAGGCCAACTTTGACACCGATATGTTCGGCGTTCCGGCCCGTGGCAATCTAGGCCTGCGTGCGGTGCACACCAAAATAACTTCGGTCGGCATCAGCAATGCGGTCGAGACATCGCCAGGTTCGGAACCGGGAACGGTGGTCGTCACGCCGGTCGGCGATCCGGTCACCAATACGGAAACCAATGAATTCTGGAATCTCCTGCCCAGCGCAAACCTCATCATGGAACTCGATCCGGATGTCTTGTTACGCCTGGCGGCCTACCGCGCCATTGCCCGGCCGGATCAGGAGGCCATGTCGGCCGCGCTGTCCTTCAGCGAGGATGATTTCGAAGATGTCGGACGGGCGATCACGGCCAGCGGCAACCCGCTTCTCGAACCCCTTGCGTCTTGGAACGGCGACGTGTCCTTCGAGTGGTATGCGTCGAAGACGACCTCACTGGCAATCGCGGCTTACTACAAGAGTTTACAGACCGGTTTCCGGACCGATGTCAGCACGATCAATCTGGAAGTGGATGGCGCCGCGGCGCCGGTGACGATCGCGCGTACCGTCAATTCGGACGACAAGAGCAATCTTTACGGCTTCGAAGTGACTGCGCAGCACAAGTTCGACTTCGGACTGGGCTTTCTTGCCAGCTACAATTGGGCCGATTCAAACTTCGAATTTCCCGATCCCACCACTGTGCCCATCCGCATCGACGGGACAGCAGGTGAAGTGCCCCTGGCAAATTATGTCCAGCCGGCCAACATCCCCGGCTACTCGAAGCATAGCCTCAACGGCACAGTGTTTTTCGAGACTGGACCATTCTCGGCGCGCCTCGCCTACAAATGGCGTTCGGAATACTTCAAGCCGTTCCGCAGCGATCAAAATCGTTACACGGAGGATCAGGGTTTCCTCGATTTCTCGGCAAGCATGGATCTGATGGATGGCGTCCAGATCCGCTTTCAGGCGCTGAACATTCTCGACGAACCAAATGTGTTCTATCGCCCAACTCCCGACAGCCTGGCGCAGGCTGATTATTCCGGGCCGCGCTACTTCATCGGTCTGAGGGGCAGGTTCTGA
- a CDS encoding 2-keto-4-pentenoate hydratase, with amino-acid sequence MTNPALQAEDRDTSAILTRARLEASALPGPPPGLPDNLDAAYAIQHKSIAAWPDKVAGWKVGGVPADYVERFQETRLAGPIFGRSVVHHVPGQRALMSVFCGGFAAIEPEFIIRLGEDRTGDRLFIGAEIASSPIPAINDHGPVAVISDFGNNNGLLVGPEVPDWRDYAGEVRVVAEIDGTAVAERMVANPAEDVDAALQFLIELAHRKGFSLPAGTYVSSGAITGVHEAAIGCTSRLDFGQLGELHLELVEAKPFA; translated from the coding sequence GTGACCAATCCCGCTCTCCAGGCCGAAGATCGAGACACTTCGGCCATCCTCACCCGGGCAAGGCTGGAGGCTTCCGCCTTGCCCGGGCCTCCTCCCGGCCTTCCGGACAACCTGGATGCAGCCTATGCCATCCAACATAAATCGATCGCGGCATGGCCGGACAAAGTAGCAGGGTGGAAGGTCGGTGGAGTTCCAGCGGATTACGTCGAGCGTTTTCAGGAAACCCGCCTCGCAGGACCTATCTTTGGTCGATCCGTCGTGCACCATGTTCCCGGGCAGCGCGCGCTAATGTCCGTATTTTGCGGTGGGTTTGCGGCAATCGAACCCGAATTCATAATCCGCTTGGGGGAAGACAGAACAGGGGACCGCCTGTTCATCGGTGCCGAAATCGCCAGCAGTCCGATCCCGGCGATCAATGATCACGGGCCGGTGGCGGTGATCTCCGATTTCGGCAACAACAACGGTTTGCTCGTCGGGCCCGAAGTGCCAGATTGGCGCGACTACGCCGGAGAGGTGCGGGTCGTCGCCGAGATTGATGGAACGGCAGTGGCTGAAAGAATGGTCGCAAACCCTGCCGAAGATGTAGATGCTGCCCTCCAGTTTCTCATCGAGCTTGCCCATCGCAAGGGCTTCTCGCTTCCGGCCGGCACCTATGTGTCGTCGGGCGCGATAACGGGAGTCCATGAGGCGGCAATCGGCTGCACCTCACGTCTCGACTTCGGACAGCTTGGCGAGTTGCATCTGGAGCTTGTCGAGGCGAAACCTTTCGCATGA
- a CDS encoding TRAP transporter substrate-binding protein, with protein MPNPCIPRRTLLAGGLAAMAAGCSRRLGGGVLTATDTHVRDYPTVQAVIRFGELVEEATGGRLSLRMYAGGQLGNERDTLEITTFGGLDFNRVNLAPLNSIEPLTRVAALPFLFTSTEHMRSTLDGPIGEEILASLEPHGLIGLCFYDSGARSFYNTRGPISSPEDMRGLKLRVPGSDLYIAMVQSLGADAVPMPLDEVYQSLAQGVIDGAENNWPSFESGRHFEVARYYSLTRHLLAPEVFVMSKRRWDTLSQDDRAIIRQAAKQSVPYMRELWDAQVAKSKAIIMDSGVKVNEIDPAPFAQRMRGMWDEFLTTPRQREMVRQIQQAGSA; from the coding sequence TTGCCAAATCCCTGCATTCCTCGGCGCACGCTTCTCGCTGGCGGGCTGGCCGCCATGGCCGCAGGCTGTTCGCGGCGCTTGGGTGGAGGTGTGCTGACCGCGACCGATACGCACGTGCGCGATTATCCCACCGTGCAAGCTGTCATTCGCTTTGGCGAGTTAGTAGAGGAGGCTACCGGCGGTAGGCTGAGCCTGCGCATGTACGCGGGCGGACAGTTGGGCAACGAGCGCGACACGCTGGAAATCACCACATTTGGCGGGCTGGATTTCAACCGGGTCAATCTGGCCCCGCTCAACTCGATCGAGCCTCTGACCCGTGTTGCGGCTCTTCCGTTCCTCTTCACCTCGACCGAGCATATGCGCAGCACGCTCGATGGGCCGATCGGCGAGGAAATTCTTGCTTCTCTCGAACCGCACGGGCTGATCGGCCTATGCTTTTACGATTCCGGCGCGCGCAGTTTCTACAACACCCGAGGCCCCATAAGCTCGCCCGAGGACATGCGCGGGCTGAAGCTGCGTGTGCCAGGGTCCGATCTTTATATTGCGATGGTGCAGTCGCTGGGTGCGGATGCCGTGCCGATGCCGCTCGACGAAGTTTACCAGAGCCTCGCACAAGGCGTGATCGACGGGGCGGAGAACAACTGGCCCAGCTTCGAGAGCGGCCGTCATTTCGAGGTGGCGCGCTATTACAGCCTGACGAGGCACCTGCTGGCGCCGGAAGTTTTCGTGATGTCGAAGCGCCGCTGGGACACGCTTTCGCAGGATGATCGCGCGATCATCCGGCAGGCCGCTAAACAAAGCGTACCTTACATGCGCGAGCTTTGGGACGCGCAGGTCGCCAAGAGCAAAGCGATAATCATGGATAGCGGCGTCAAGGTGAATGAGATCGACCCGGCGCCTTTCGCCCAGCGCATGCGCGGGATGTGGGATGAATTCCTGACCACACCTCGCCAGCGCGAAATGGTGCGCCAGATTCAGCAGGCCGGCAGCGCATGA
- a CDS encoding TRAP transporter small permease translates to MMDRLADILAKAGAIGLLAMTLVVGWQVFGRFVLESSPSWSEQTALVLMIWYVFLAAGAGVWERFHIRIEILEQQFNSETRRRLRIAIHALIALMGLALLVFGTQLVWLVRDHVIPSLGISRAFAYIPIPVTGALISLFSIGRIRVRMAETK, encoded by the coding sequence ATGATGGACCGGCTTGCAGACATTCTCGCCAAAGCCGGCGCTATCGGCTTGCTGGCGATGACGCTGGTCGTCGGTTGGCAGGTATTCGGCCGTTTCGTGCTCGAAAGCAGCCCTTCCTGGTCCGAGCAGACCGCGCTTGTGCTGATGATCTGGTATGTCTTCCTTGCTGCCGGAGCAGGTGTGTGGGAGCGTTTTCACATCCGCATCGAAATCCTCGAGCAGCAGTTCAATTCGGAAACGCGGCGGCGGCTGCGCATCGCCATCCATGCGCTAATCGCGCTCATGGGTCTCGCGCTGCTGGTCTTCGGCACACAGCTTGTATGGCTGGTGCGCGACCATGTGATCCCATCGCTCGGGATAAGTCGCGCGTTTGCCTACATTCCGATCCCTGTAACGGGAGCCCTGATATCGCTGTTTTCCATCGGGCGTATCCGCGTTCGTATGGCGGAGACGAAGTGA
- a CDS encoding TRAP transporter large permease, whose protein sequence is MEILVLFGVLFLLLAFGVPVAFALFGAALATFAVVDIPLIVAVQRMAAGISVFTLMAIPFFIFAGDLMYRAGIAERLVRVADAAFGRVRGGLGLVNVGASMMFGAVSGSAIASASAIGSTMVPLMDEKGYDRDYSVNVTVTAAIVGLLIPPSHNMIIYAAASGIGVSIGDLFLAGIVPGILTGGLLMLTAWLVARRRNLPTGAFPGWKAFLRAALYAVPGLMTGVIIMGGILSGIFTPTESSAIAVIYTILVGTLVYRNLGWSGTWEAAQKSVRTASMVLFIIAAATAFGFALALLEVPAALASLIGVMTDNPLLALLIINIMLLLLGTFMDMAPLIVITTPIFLPVAIASGIDPVHFGIILMLNLGIGLVTPPVGSVLFVGSAVGKIPIADMVRTIWPFYLTLIAALLLVSFVPALSLWLPGAF, encoded by the coding sequence ATGGAAATTCTCGTGCTCTTCGGCGTGCTGTTCCTCCTGCTTGCATTCGGCGTGCCAGTAGCATTCGCTCTGTTCGGCGCGGCTCTGGCGACTTTTGCCGTGGTCGATATTCCGCTGATAGTGGCGGTTCAGCGCATGGCGGCGGGGATCAGCGTGTTCACCCTGATGGCGATCCCCTTCTTCATTTTTGCCGGCGACCTGATGTATCGCGCCGGCATTGCCGAACGGCTGGTACGCGTGGCCGATGCCGCCTTTGGACGCGTGCGGGGCGGCTTGGGTCTTGTGAATGTCGGTGCCAGCATGATGTTCGGCGCGGTGTCAGGCTCCGCCATCGCCAGCGCGTCCGCAATCGGTTCGACGATGGTGCCGCTCATGGACGAGAAGGGTTATGACCGCGATTATTCGGTCAATGTCACCGTGACCGCCGCGATTGTCGGTCTGCTCATCCCGCCGTCCCACAATATGATCATCTATGCCGCCGCATCGGGAATCGGCGTTTCGATCGGCGATCTGTTCCTGGCCGGTATCGTGCCCGGCATCCTTACCGGTGGCCTGCTCATGCTGACCGCATGGCTGGTTGCACGGCGGCGCAACCTGCCCACGGGAGCCTTCCCTGGATGGAAGGCCTTTCTGCGTGCTGCACTTTACGCAGTACCCGGTTTGATGACCGGTGTGATCATCATGGGTGGCATTCTGTCCGGCATTTTCACGCCGACAGAAAGCTCCGCTATCGCGGTGATCTACACCATCCTCGTCGGGACCCTGGTCTATCGCAATCTCGGCTGGAGCGGCACATGGGAAGCAGCGCAAAAGTCCGTCCGCACAGCTTCCATGGTGCTCTTCATCATCGCGGCGGCCACGGCGTTCGGCTTCGCACTGGCACTGCTTGAAGTACCCGCCGCGCTGGCGAGCCTGATCGGCGTGATGACGGACAACCCGTTGCTCGCACTTCTCATCATCAACATCATGCTGCTGCTGCTCGGCACCTTCATGGATATGGCGCCGCTGATCGTGATCACGACGCCAATCTTTCTTCCGGTTGCAATCGCAAGCGGGATCGATCCGGTCCACTTCGGGATTATTCTGATGCTCAATCTGGGGATCGGGCTGGTGACGCCGCCGGTTGGATCGGTTCTGTTCGTCGGCTCCGCAGTCGGCAAAATCCCCATAGCCGATATGGTGCGCACCATCTGGCCGTTTTACCTTACGCTTATCGCTGCGCTCTTGCTCGTCAGCTTCGTACCTGCTCTATCGCTGTGGCTTCCGGGAGCCTTTTGA
- a CDS encoding LacI family DNA-binding transcriptional regulator has translation MASDSKPTINDVARIAEVSKKTVSRVINKSPLLSEKTRQRVERVIADIGYVPNPQARALALRRNFVIAAIHDNPNAQFLVNVQQGILEGLEGSDFNLMVKPVDRHSPTIEEDIRDFLERQRPYGVVLLPPVSENDAIARLCNDLGCRYVRMGSVKLDAAEHTVSSNDREAVREAVGYLIAKGHRRIALIEGPQGFTSPQERRAGFEEALDDAGLELDESLVRPGSYTFESGVSAGQSLVDMDVRPTAIFACNDEMAIGAMIAARRSGLLIPEDLSIVGFDDTPLSSHVWPSLTTVHWPIVDMARTAALKLIAPEDAEANARWLLPSALVERSSVVPPAS, from the coding sequence ATGGCCAGCGATAGCAAACCGACGATCAACGATGTGGCACGCATTGCCGAGGTCTCGAAGAAGACGGTCAGTCGCGTCATCAACAAGTCGCCTTTGCTGAGTGAAAAAACGCGCCAACGGGTGGAAAGGGTCATTGCCGACATCGGTTATGTGCCCAACCCGCAGGCTCGCGCCCTTGCGCTGCGTCGCAACTTCGTGATCGCCGCCATCCACGACAATCCCAACGCCCAGTTCCTCGTCAATGTGCAGCAAGGCATTCTGGAAGGTCTGGAGGGCAGCGATTTCAACCTGATGGTAAAGCCCGTCGATCGCCATTCGCCCACGATAGAGGAAGACATCCGCGATTTCCTCGAGCGGCAGCGTCCCTATGGCGTTGTGCTTCTGCCACCGGTCTCGGAGAATGACGCCATCGCGCGCCTGTGCAACGACCTTGGATGTCGTTACGTGCGCATGGGATCGGTCAAGCTCGACGCGGCGGAGCACACGGTCAGTTCCAACGACCGCGAAGCAGTGCGCGAAGCGGTCGGCTATCTCATCGCCAAGGGACATCGCCGCATCGCTCTGATCGAGGGACCGCAAGGGTTCACCTCTCCCCAGGAACGCCGCGCCGGTTTCGAGGAGGCGCTGGATGATGCCGGGCTGGAACTGGATGAGAGCCTTGTCAGGCCCGGAAGCTACACCTTCGAATCCGGCGTCAGCGCGGGTCAATCTCTGGTCGATATGGATGTGCGGCCGACAGCCATCTTCGCCTGCAATGACGAGATGGCGATTGGCGCAATGATCGCGGCGCGTCGCAGCGGTTTGCTTATCCCGGAAGACCTGTCCATCGTCGGCTTCGACGACACGCCGCTGTCAAGCCATGTCTGGCCATCGCTGACCACGGTTCATTGGCCGATTGTCGATATGGCGCGAACGGCAGCACTGAAGCTCATCGCGCCAGAAGATGCCGAAGCCAATGCTCGATGGCTGCTACCTTCGGCTCTCGTCGAACGCTCCTCGGTCGTCCCACCGGCCTCCTGA
- a CDS encoding RpiB/LacA/LacB family sugar-phosphate isomerase, translated as MKIALINENSQAAKNCIIHDALTAVVEPLGHEVHNYGMYTAEDEAQVTYPMVGLLTGILLNSGAADFVVTGCGTGTGSMLAANAMPGVFCGLIIDPTDAFLFAQINDGNAVAMPYAKGFGWAAELNLQDCYRKLFEGESGVGYPKERAAIMAKNRGVLAELKSKTCTDMLTVLKTVDQDLLKSAVAGQRFADLFYANSQDAAISDYLRGL; from the coding sequence ATGAAGATTGCCCTCATCAACGAAAACAGCCAGGCAGCGAAGAATTGCATCATCCACGATGCGCTTACGGCAGTGGTCGAGCCGCTCGGACACGAGGTTCACAATTATGGTATGTACACCGCAGAAGACGAGGCGCAGGTCACTTATCCGATGGTTGGCCTGCTCACGGGCATCCTGCTGAACTCCGGCGCAGCGGATTTCGTAGTGACGGGCTGCGGAACCGGCACCGGTTCGATGCTGGCGGCCAACGCCATGCCTGGCGTATTCTGCGGGCTGATTATCGACCCGACCGACGCCTTCCTGTTCGCGCAAATCAACGATGGCAATGCAGTAGCCATGCCCTACGCCAAGGGCTTCGGCTGGGCGGCGGAACTCAATCTGCAGGACTGCTACCGCAAGCTTTTCGAGGGCGAGAGCGGTGTCGGCTACCCCAAGGAACGCGCCGCCATCATGGCCAAAAACCGTGGCGTCCTGGCCGAGCTCAAGTCGAAGACCTGCACCGATATGCTGACAGTGCTCAAGACGGTCGACCAGGATCTGCTCAAGAGCGCGGTTGCGGGTCAAAGATTTGCTGACCTGTTTTACGCCAATTCGCAGGACGCAGCGATCAGCGACTACCTTCGCGGCCTTTGA
- the kduD gene encoding 2-dehydro-3-deoxy-D-gluconate 5-dehydrogenase KduD, which produces MSRNPFDLEGRIALVTGANTGIGQGIALALAKAGSDVVIVARSDPSETRSLVEAEGVRSHVIKADLSSIEPCARIVEETVETFGKLDILVNNAGIIRREDALDFSEEDWDAVMDVNLKVLFFLSQAAARHMTGWTSQNGERGKIVNIASMLTFQGGIRVPSYTASKSGVGGLTKLMANEWAAKGINVNAIAPGYIATNNTAALQADETRNRQILERIPEGRWGDPADIGGAAVFLSSKAANYVQGHILAVDGGWLAR; this is translated from the coding sequence ATGAGCCGCAATCCATTCGATCTTGAAGGGCGAATCGCTCTTGTCACCGGTGCGAACACGGGCATCGGGCAAGGCATTGCGCTAGCGCTGGCAAAGGCCGGGTCCGATGTCGTCATCGTTGCCCGGAGCGATCCGAGCGAGACGCGGTCGCTGGTGGAGGCTGAGGGCGTTCGGTCGCACGTTATAAAGGCCGATCTCTCATCCATCGAGCCTTGCGCTCGAATCGTCGAAGAAACGGTCGAAACTTTCGGAAAGCTCGATATCCTCGTAAACAACGCGGGCATAATCCGCCGCGAGGACGCGCTCGATTTCTCCGAAGAGGACTGGGACGCGGTGATGGACGTGAATCTTAAGGTCCTGTTTTTCCTAAGCCAAGCGGCGGCGCGTCACATGACGGGTTGGACCAGCCAGAATGGGGAGCGCGGCAAGATCGTCAACATCGCCAGCATGCTCACCTTTCAGGGCGGTATCCGCGTGCCCAGTTACACTGCATCGAAGAGCGGGGTAGGCGGGTTGACCAAGCTGATGGCGAATGAATGGGCCGCAAAAGGCATCAATGTGAACGCCATTGCTCCCGGTTACATCGCGACCAACAATACCGCTGCGCTTCAGGCCGACGAGACCCGCAATCGCCAGATTCTCGAGCGCATTCCCGAAGGCCGCTGGGGCGATCCGGCGGATATCGGCGGGGCTGCCGTGTTCCTTTCCAGCAAGGCTGCTAATTACGTGCAGGGCCACATCCTCGCCGTCGATGGCGGCTGGCTTGCACGCTGA
- a CDS encoding sugar kinase — translation MIFGEAMLEYHSQGGHGLRYGGDTLNTAIHLARAGHDVAYVTAVGTDPISDALVAEWQDEGIDTRFVLRHPTRNPGIYAIHLDEHGERSFLYWRDKSAAREMFELDGMKDALAAAAEAKLLYFSLITLAIIGASGREQLFDVSDKRRAAGLPVAYDSNFRPALWSNIADARDVSQRAAKFCSIGLPTNSDERELWNTNESDVEIARRWSDEGRLVALKAGESGCLLMRSQQQEPDMIPTRKVKVVDTSGAGDAFNGGFLSAYLAGKDPIACVEAGQSLARQIIGRMGAVPR, via the coding sequence TTGATCTTCGGCGAGGCCATGCTCGAGTATCACAGCCAGGGTGGTCATGGCCTGCGCTACGGTGGAGACACGTTGAACACCGCGATCCACCTTGCCCGCGCGGGACACGATGTTGCTTACGTCACTGCGGTCGGAACCGACCCGATTAGCGATGCGCTGGTCGCGGAATGGCAGGACGAGGGCATTGATACACGCTTCGTCCTGCGCCACCCGACGCGTAACCCGGGTATCTACGCAATCCATCTCGACGAGCACGGCGAGCGAAGCTTCCTCTACTGGCGCGACAAGAGCGCCGCGCGGGAGATGTTCGAGCTGGATGGAATGAAGGATGCCTTGGCAGCAGCAGCAGAGGCCAAGCTTCTCTATTTCAGCCTGATAACTTTGGCAATAATTGGAGCTTCCGGCCGGGAGCAGTTGTTCGATGTGTCCGACAAGAGACGGGCCGCTGGTTTGCCCGTCGCGTATGACAGCAATTTTCGGCCAGCACTTTGGTCTAATATCGCAGACGCACGCGATGTGTCTCAGCGAGCAGCCAAGTTCTGCTCCATCGGTCTGCCAACCAACAGCGACGAGCGGGAATTATGGAACACAAACGAGAGCGATGTTGAGATCGCACGGAGGTGGTCCGACGAGGGGCGGCTTGTCGCTTTGAAGGCAGGGGAAAGCGGGTGCCTCCTCATGCGAAGCCAGCAGCAAGAGCCCGACATGATCCCGACTCGGAAAGTGAAAGTAGTCGATACCAGTGGTGCCGGCGACGCGTTCAATGGCGGATTTCTGTCGGCCTATCTCGCTGGTAAAGACCCGATCGCGTGTGTCGAAGCGGGCCAATCTCTAGCGCGTCAAATTATTGGGCGCATGGGAGCAGTTCCGCGCTAG
- a CDS encoding NUDIX hydrolase gives MNAKADTPDPIPAATLVVFRKGRSAPEPEILMTIRSRTMSFAGGMAVFPGGRVDPEDYDLAASINGTAGDTDEVAHRIAAIRETLEETGLALGLTGAMDAERAAEARALLLEKRALAPVLEAFDLSLDLDALTPFARWLPLGLAHNRIFDTMFYLADLGTGAVDIEVDATENTHLFWVSAAEALRMAERQDISLIFPTRRNLERLAQFATFDEARAHARQTPVRVITPEVVEEPDGSYLTIPDDLGYPITREELTSANRS, from the coding sequence ATGAACGCCAAGGCCGATACACCCGATCCCATTCCAGCGGCGACGCTGGTGGTTTTCCGCAAGGGCCGTTCGGCGCCGGAACCCGAAATCCTGATGACCATCCGGTCTCGCACCATGTCGTTTGCAGGGGGCATGGCGGTATTTCCGGGCGGCAGGGTCGACCCCGAAGACTATGACCTCGCGGCCAGCATAAACGGCACCGCCGGCGACACGGACGAAGTGGCGCACCGGATCGCGGCCATCCGCGAAACACTGGAAGAAACCGGCCTTGCCCTCGGTCTTACAGGAGCGATGGACGCAGAGCGCGCAGCCGAAGCCCGTGCGCTCCTGCTCGAGAAACGGGCGCTGGCCCCGGTGCTGGAGGCATTCGACCTTTCGCTCGACCTCGATGCGCTGACCCCCTTCGCCCGCTGGCTCCCGCTCGGCCTTGCGCACAACCGGATCTTCGACACCATGTTCTACTTGGCGGATCTCGGCACGGGCGCCGTCGATATCGAGGTCGATGCGACCGAGAATACGCACCTTTTCTGGGTCAGCGCCGCCGAAGCGTTGCGCATGGCAGAGCGCCAGGACATTTCGCTCATCTTCCCGACGCGCCGCAACCTGGAACGCCTGGCGCAGTTCGCAACCTTCGATGAAGCGCGCGCCCATGCCCGCCAGACCCCGGTCCGCGTGATCACGCCCGAAGTGGTCGAGGAGCCGGACGGATCCTACCTTACCATACCCGACGATCTCGGTTACCCGATCACCCGCGAAGAGCTGACCAGCGCAAATCGAAGCTGA